The window GGCGCCGACCACGCCACTCTATTCGGCCGCTCCCGACGAGTTGCGCGAGATGGCGGTGGCCGCGCGGGAAATGGGCTTGCGGCTGCACAGTCACCTGTCGGAAACGGTGGGCTACCAGGACAGCGCGCACGCCATGCATGGCTGCCGTCCGGTGGAATTCTGCGAGCGGGTGGGCTGGCTGGGGCGGGACGTGTGGTTTGCCCACCTGGTCAAGCTCGATGCCGAGGAAATCCAGCTGCTGGGCGGCACAGGGACAGGCATTGCCCATTGTCCGCAAAGCAACGGTCGGCTGGGCAGCGGCATCGCTCCGATCCGGGCGCTGGAGGCGGCTGGCGTGCCGGTCTCCATCGGCGTGGATGGCGCGGCCTCCAACGAGGCGGCCGACATGATCTCCGAGACCCATGCGGCCTGGCTGATGCAACGCGCCCGGCGCGGCCAGGAGGCGACGCCGTCTTTCCGCGGAGGTCATTTCGAAGGCGGCGCCGACGCAGCGACGGTGGAAGACGTGGTGCGCTGGGGGACCACCGGCGGCGCGCGCGTGCTGGGGCTGGATGCGCTGGATGGCTTGCAGGTCGGTCAGCAGGCCGATATTGCCTTGTACCGCCTCGACGATCCGCGCTACTTCGGCCTGCATGACCCGGCCATCGGCCCGGTGGCCTCGGGCGGGCGGCCTTTCCTGAAGGCAATGTGGGTCGGCGGGCGCGCCGTGGTGCGCGAGGACGCCATCCCCGGTGTGGACCTGGCCGAGCTGGGCGCGCAGGCGCGGCAGGCAGTCAAAAAGATGCTGAAAAGCAACTAAAGGCGTGCAAAGCAGGCCCGGCGGGGCCTGCTTTGCGGGCGCTTCCCTATGAGCCACATGGGATCCCGGCCAAAACTGCTAAAATGCCGGGATGACCAAGAGACGCAATTCTCCCTTCAGTTTCTCAGCCGAGGATTTCGACGAATCCATGGATTCCTTTGGCGCTTTCGACCCTTTCCATTCTGACTCCACCGCCCGCCAGGCAGCTGCGGCCGACGCCGGCAAGCGCGCCGAAGGCGACGATGCTGCGGCAGACGAGGACCGCCCCCCGCTGGAGCTGGATCTGACCAATCATTTCCTGATCGCCATGCCGTCCATGCTGGACCCGATCTTCGGCGGCACCGTGGTCTACCTGTGCGAACACAACCATAACGGCGCGCTCGGCGTGGTCATCAACAAGCCCACCGACATGACCATGGATGTGCTGTTCGACCGCATCAACCTCAAGCTCGAGATCCAGCCCGATACCCCTGACGCCATGCCGGAGCTGTATCGCCGGCCGGTCATGTTCGGCGGTCCGGTGCAGGTGGAGCGCGGCTTCGTGCTGCATTCGACCTCGGAAAAATACTCATCGACCCTGCAGGTCACCGATGAGGTCGCCCTGACCACCTCCAAGGATGTGCTCGAAGCGGTGGCCCACGGCAATGGCCCGGATCGCGTGCTGGTCACGCTGGGCTGCTCGGGCTGGAGCCCGGGGCAGCTGGAAGGCGAGATCGGCCGCAATGGCTGGCTCACCGTCAAGGCCGACCCCTCCATCATCTTCGAGCTGCCGGTGGAGGAGCGCTTCACGGCGGCCCTGGCCTTGCTGGGCATCGACCCGGTGATGCTCTCCGGCGACGCCGGACGGGCCTGAGAGGGCAGGGGCGCTTGGATACCATCCTGGCCTTCGACTTCGGCTTGAAGCGCATCGGCGTGGCCGTGGGCAACACTGGCCTGAAGCAGGCGCAGCCGCTGGCCGTGATCAGCGAAGCGACCAACGACGGCAAGTTCGCCGCCATCGCGCGCCTGATCCAGGAGTGGCAGCCGGCGCGCTGCGTGGTCGGCCTGCCCCTGCATCCGGACGGCGCCGAGCACGAGATGAGCGTGCGCTGCCGCCGTTTCGCCAACCAGTTGCATGGCCGCTACGGCGTCGAGGTCGTGCTGGTGGATGAACGCTACAGTTCGGCGGTCATCCAGCACCAGCGCGGCGAACAGATCGACGACCAGGCTGCCGCCATCATTTTGCAGCAATACTTTGACGACGCACATTCATGAGCACAACACCTTCCCAGCTTGATGCAGAAGCGCTGTACCAGACCCTGGTGCAGCAGATCAAAGCCGGCCTGCAGGGCGCAACCGAGGTTGCGCTGGTGGGCATCCACTCCGGCGGCGCCTGGCTGGCCGAACGCCTGGCCGCTGAACTGGGCCTGGCCGAGCGCCTGGGCTTCGTCGATGTTTCCTTCTACCGCGATGACTTTTCCGAGAAGGGTCTGCGCGCCGATGTGAAGCCCAGCCAGGTTCCCTTCGATGTCGAGGGCGCCACCATCCTGCTGGTCGACGACGTGCTCTACACCGGCCGCACCACGCGCGCGGCCATCAACGAGCTGTTCGACTATGGCCGCCCGGCGCGCGTGCTGCTGGCGGCGCTGGTGGATCGCGGCGGCCGCGAGCTGCCCATTGCTGCGGACTTTGTGGCGGCCTCGGTCGAACTGAGCAAACAAGAAAACCTGCAACTGCAACGCGCCGATGACGGCCGCTTCTCACTTACGGTGGTCCATGCTTAATCCCCAACTCAACAAAAACGGCGAACTGCAACACCTGCTGACCATCGAGGGCCTGCCGCGCTCCATCCTCACGCACATCCTCGATACTGCTTCCTCCTTCGTCAGCATCGGCGACCGCGAAGTCAAGAAGGTGCCGCTGATGCGCGGCAAGAGCGTCTTCAACCTG is drawn from Herbaspirillum seropedicae and contains these coding sequences:
- the ruvX gene encoding Holliday junction resolvase RuvX, with the translated sequence MDTILAFDFGLKRIGVAVGNTGLKQAQPLAVISEATNDGKFAAIARLIQEWQPARCVVGLPLHPDGAEHEMSVRCRRFANQLHGRYGVEVVLVDERYSSAVIQHQRGEQIDDQAAAIILQQYFDDAHS
- the pyrR gene encoding bifunctional pyr operon transcriptional regulator/uracil phosphoribosyltransferase PyrR — translated: MSTTPSQLDAEALYQTLVQQIKAGLQGATEVALVGIHSGGAWLAERLAAELGLAERLGFVDVSFYRDDFSEKGLRADVKPSQVPFDVEGATILLVDDVLYTGRTTRAAINELFDYGRPARVLLAALVDRGGRELPIAADFVAASVELSKQENLQLQRADDGRFSLTVVHA
- a CDS encoding YqgE/AlgH family protein, which codes for MTKRRNSPFSFSAEDFDESMDSFGAFDPFHSDSTARQAAAADAGKRAEGDDAAADEDRPPLELDLTNHFLIAMPSMLDPIFGGTVVYLCEHNHNGALGVVINKPTDMTMDVLFDRINLKLEIQPDTPDAMPELYRRPVMFGGPVQVERGFVLHSTSEKYSSTLQVTDEVALTTSKDVLEAVAHGNGPDRVLVTLGCSGWSPGQLEGEIGRNGWLTVKADPSIIFELPVEERFTAALALLGIDPVMLSGDAGRA
- a CDS encoding amidohydrolase family protein; protein product: MSTFLIRNLQAIMTGLPGAAARHAGPDIRVSDGVIAAIGQLDALPGEELIDASHCVAYPAWVNTHHHLFQSLLKGDPLGINATLTPWLAATPYRYRASFDADLFRLAARIGMVELMRSGCGTIADHNYLYYPGMPFDTSEILFEEAQQLGLRFVLCRGTATRTRQLEAELSSALRPETLDGFLADMQGLAGRFHDPAPASMRRVVMAPTTPLYSAAPDELREMAVAAREMGLRLHSHLSETVGYQDSAHAMHGCRPVEFCERVGWLGRDVWFAHLVKLDAEEIQLLGGTGTGIAHCPQSNGRLGSGIAPIRALEAAGVPVSIGVDGAASNEAADMISETHAAWLMQRARRGQEATPSFRGGHFEGGADAATVEDVVRWGTTGGARVLGLDALDGLQVGQQADIALYRLDDPRYFGLHDPAIGPVASGGRPFLKAMWVGGRAVVREDAIPGVDLAELGAQARQAVKKMLKSN